A stretch of DNA from Calditrichota bacterium:
ATGCCTCCTCGGGCGACAGCCGATGATTGAGGGCCATCTCCATCGCCAAGAAGTACTCGCGCCAGAACACGTCGTGCACCAAAGGCAGGAGCGAGCTCCCAAAACCCTGGTACATGAGGCTATCAAAGACCGCCATCTGTGGCATGCGTTCCAAGAAGGCCCTTTCCCGCGCCACCAGCCGGTTGGAGGGCACCAAAGGCTCCTTTTCCGCCAGGAAGCCTTGCAGTTGCGTCTCCACGCGGGCCGTGAACTTGAGAAACTCCCAGGCGGCCGCGGCTGACTTGGCGCCCCTCGGTATCGCCAGCCAGAAGCTCCCCACCTGTGTCGCCGGCCGGTCCCCCGGGTCGCAGGGGATGAGGCTTATGCCATAGTCCAGGCGTGGCGCAAATCGCCGGATCTGGTTGACGTGCGAGTTGTCCAGAATCATCATCGCCACGCGCTCAGAGTTGAAGCCATGCTGCTCGTTGATGCCACAGCTCAGTTGCAAGGCAGTGAGCTCGGCCAGGCCATAGTGGTCGTAGTAGTCCACGGTCCAGCGCAATGCCTCCACTACCGGCGCCTCATCCAGTCGGACGCTGCACAGGTCGGCGCTGCGGAAGGTGGCTCCCTTTTGAAAGGCCATGACCACAGCCGCCGCTAAGGCGCTGTAGTTGGGAATGAAGCCCGCCTGCACGATGCGCCCGCGTTCGTCGCGCACGGTGAGCAGCTCGGCATAGCGCTTGAGCTCATCCCATGTGCGCGGCGGCCGGTCCGGATCCAAGCCTGCCTGGCGGAACAGGCGGCGATTGTAGAAGAGCCCATAGCAACTCCCAGCTGAGGGGATGCCAAAGGCTTTGCCCTCCCACTTCATCTCGGCCCAAAGGGGCGGATAAAAGACCGTCGTGTCGAAGCGGTCACGGGCGAGGAAGCCGTCCAGGGGCATGAGCGCGCGGCGCGCCGCCCAACGACCTATGGGACTGAACTGGGAGATGACGTCAGGGGGATTGCCACTGAGAATGGCAGTGAGAATCTTCTTTTCGTTCTCTTTCCAGGGAATGGCCACCGGCACCACTTCGATGCTATCCTGGCTCTCGTTGAAAAGCCGCACCGACACGGGGAACTCCTCATGCGCCCCTGTGGCTATCCAGAACTCCACACGCACCCGCCCGGCGGAGGTGAGCCGCTGCTGCTCCTCCGGTTTGAACAGATAGGCCATGCCGGCCAACAGGATGAGCAGCGCCGCGTATTTGGCCACACGCGTCATGGCTACTCCAAAGTCACCTCGATGAGCCGCGGATAGTATTCCTCGAATTCCACAAACGTCAGGTAGATGACTCTCCCCTGTTCACGGGCCAATTCCGGGTGCTCTTTGCCCGCGTACACAAGCGGTCCGCCGTACACCAGCGGATTGCGCAGAGGTACACGCGCCGTCCACAGCAGTTGCGGCTGGCTCCACGGACCCCATGGGCATGGGGCAGTCCGCGCCACGAGCTTGCCTGTGGTCTCCCAGGAGTGCACGGCCAGGTAGCAACCCAAATATGCGTTGTAGGAGACGCTCATCTCTGTGGGCATGCCGTCCATGATGGGGACTGCGCGCTGTCGCTTTCTGCTCCATTCTGGGGCAAAGCTCACCAAGTACTCGTAAGCCTCCGGCTGGTCAAGCTGTTCAGCCTTTACCCGCGTTATGCTGCAATAGTGATGGCCCTCGCGCAGCCACGTCCCATAAACGTAGACGATTCCCTCTTCAAAGACCGGAAGCACTGCCGCTCCGTAGCATGGCTCGTGCGCGGCCCACCAGATGGTTGAGTCTTGCCTGACAAGTCTCTCAAACGCAAGTTCGGGGTAGTCGGCAACCGCCAAGCCAGTGCCCGCCACATCGAATTTGTACGGCCAGCATCGCCCTGGCAGCAGCTCCACGCGCACGAAGTAGAGGTAGACGCGCCCATGTAGAAAAATTCCGTGCAGCGGCCAGATCCGGTATCTCTCCGGGTCTTCCTCAGGCAGCCAGGGGAGCAACTGCCGCGGGTATCCGTCATCACCGGTGAGATAGCGGTAACTGCGCAGGCCAGAGGCACTGAGCAGTCCGGTGCTGGATGGCATCCGCTCGACCAGCCGCCGTCCGCATTCGTCGAAGGTGCCCAGCAGCGTGTCCCCAAAGACCCACAACGCCTCCCCACGGGGAAGAGGGATGGAATAGGCGCAGTCCTGGCCGATCATCCTGACGGCATTGTCGGCGAAGAGGAGGCCGCAGTCGCGTGCCCGGGCGACCTTCAGCTCCTTTGGCTCTGCCGTGTGCGCAGCGACTTTCCGCATAGGCGGCGAGGTGCTCTTCACACTTCCAACTCGAGGGTAATAATCTTCTTGTGCGGCACCTCGATGCGCAAGTCACCCGACTCGCTCAGCGGGAGAGGCCGTAGGCGCTCCTCATTCAGGTTCGTGAGGTGAGCCGTTCGGATCGGACGGGCCAAGTGCAGCTGCCCAAGCACGGCGTGCTCGGTCGGGTTAAAGAAGCGCACAATGAGCGAGTCCCGTTCCTCGCACTTTTTTACCGCGCTCAGCACGAGGTTGTTGGGGTGCAATCGCAAAAAGCTCATGCGCGGCGGCAGGTCGCCCGTGGAGATGCCGCACTGGAACGCCCTTACCGGGGCAAAGTGGCGGTACGTTTGCGCAAATACCTCGCCGGTTTCCCAATTGCCGAAGTGGGGATACAGGGCGTAGGCGCATGTGTGGCGGCCGAGGCATTGCGACCCGACCTGGTCGAGCCGCTCCACGCGCTCCGGGGGGAGGCCCACCTTCGGATAGCGGACACCTTTGACCAACGTCAGCAGCATGGTGCGCCACTCGTTGTCCTGCACCTCGTATTCCACGAGCCCATGACTGATAAGCGCCAGGCCCACCTTCCCGTCGGAAATGTCCACAAAGGACAGATGAGGCTGAGTTCCTGTGACCGGTTCCACCCAGTCCCGTGTGTCGGGAAACTCGATGCTCCTGGTCACCACGTCGAAAGCCGTCTCCACATCCACAGTGGCAGCATCAATCCCGCTGGGGAAGCAGACGCGCAGGCGGTGGTCCATGGCCTGGTTGTCAAAGGTGGTCACGATATCCAAGCGCGGAGAGCCCTTGCGCAAGGTGACGCGCGAGGAGATGGGCAGCGCCACCAGCTCATCACTGCGGCGCTGCTTTCCAGGGGCCAACCCCTTTGGCACCTGCATGACCATGTCCACCTGTACGGTGGTCTGGAGCTCTCCGTCTTCGACCACGGTCAATTGTGCGGCGCAGCCCAATGAGCTCACTTTCGCGTTGGCCAACGGCGAGATGTGCGTCCATGGGTCGCCCGCTTCCGCCTCATCCTCGAAAAAGTGACAGTTACGGAACACACGGCCACTTGGCTTGTGTGTGAGATCAAAGGCCCCATTTGACCGAAACTGCACCCGCAGGAACTCGTTCTCCATGGTGTCATTAGCGACCATCATGGAACCATAGTTGACCAGCTCCCCCTCCCTACGCTGCACGATGAAGGTGCGGTAGCCACAGCCGGGGACCTCTGGCGCTTCCAAGAGGAAGCGGAACCTCCGCGTGTAGAACGGCGAAGGGATGTCGTAGGGATTCATCACCAGCGCGCCCCACTCCTTGCGCTCAGCAAGCTGAAAGCGCACCGGCTCGCCCGTCTCGGCGTCGACTACAGACATCCCCTTGTGCTTCGGCTCCTCCGGAAAATCTACCTCCACCTCGACGATTTCCGTCCGGTCGAATTGCAGCGGATTAAAGACCACCACGGCGGTGTGTTCGGGCGCCACGTGCGCCAGGTCGATGCGCTTGGCGACGGATGCACAAGCGCGATTGGTGAGGGCCTCGCCGATTTGGCCCACCTGGTCCCACCGGTAGAGCATGTCGCGGTGCACCTGGTCAACGCTCACCCCCGTGATGCTGTCGTGGGGGTGGTTGGTCAACAGGTGTTTCCAGGCCAGCTCCAACAGCGCCCCAGGATATTCCTCACCCAGCAGCATGGCGAACGCCGACCAGGGCTCGGCCCACTTTTCTAACAGCGTTTGCATGCGCGCGTTGATCTGCTTCTGGTAGAGGCGCGTGGAGATGTTGTCCTTCAGCAGCCTGTTGAACCAGTTGTCCACGCTGGGGTGGCGCCTTTCGCCCTTGAGCACGGTCAGCCGCGAGCGATCCACCTCCTTCTTGATTTTTTCCAGCACGGCCGGCAAGGAGCTGTGGATGTAGACGTCCCCCGTCTTCTTGGCGTTGCAGTACTCGATGACCTTGATGGTGTTGGGATGGGGGAAGACACTGTCCATGCCGTCCAAGACCACCAGGTAAGGCGTGGTAGCATCGGCTGCAACATCGTCGCGGATGTTTTTCATCCCCTCATCCAGCAGGGCAGTGTTAAAGTGCTCGAGCGAAGAGGGCCTCAAGAGCCAGTAGTCCTGATCGCCGGCGGCCGTGTCGCAACGGCGGAAGGGCATCTGCCCCAGCGGCCAGCGGTAGATGCCATCGTGGTAGGCATTTTCGTACATGGTGGGCCGCATCAGGTGAATCCAGAAGGCGGCCCTGCTGAACAAAGCGCTCAAGCGCAGTCCCAGAATCTGCGTGCCGTCCGGCGCCTCCAGGAGGTACTCGGTGGCGCACTCGTCGCGGACGATGCCACGATAGAACATCATGCCGTCGATGCCGAAGCCGGCATAAATCTGGGCAATCTGCGAGAGCTGGCCGTAGGAGGTCGGCGTGTAGCCCACCTTCATGACGGCGCCAAACTGGCTGGCCACCTTGTGGCCCCGCATCAGGTTGCGGACGATGGCCTCGCCGCTGACGGTGTTCATCTCCGGCAGCGTGTACCACGGCCCAACCAGCAGGCGCCCCTCGCTGATGTACTTCTTCAGCTCCTCCCTTTTCTCGGGCCGCACCTCCAGATAGTCTTCCAAGGGAATGGTTTGCGAGTCAAGATGATAGTACTTGTATTCCGGGTAGCGGGCAAAAAGCTCCAGAAGCCAATCCATCAACTCCACAAGATGGAGCCTGGTCTCTTGCGCCGGATAGCGCCATTCGCGGTCCCAATGGGTGTTGGAGATGACATGAAACTCATAATGCTTTTCTGTGCCTTCCACGTCTTCCCTTCCTCAGCAAAGTGCCGTACCGTGCCAGGGGCGGATTTCAGAAACCAAAGCTGATGGTAAAGCTGCTCACCCCGCCCATGATGGGGCCATAATCGGCGTAGGAGTAGTCGATGGCTCCATCCACGCCGAGCAGCTCCTGGCGGAGGCCGGCGCCGAAAGACCAGGCGCCGAGGTCAGAGTTGGAGCGGTAGCCGCCGCGCAGAAACAGGCTGCCGAACAGCCCGTACTCCATGCCAAAGTGCACGCGCTCGCGATTGTCCGTAGGATGGAGGAGGTCCACCGCCAAAGTGAGCCTGTGAGCGGCGGTGTGCAGCAGGTCGTCGGCCAGGCCGATCCTGAAGATGAGCGGCATGCGGAACTTGTCGCGCAGGAATCTGATGTCTGGGCCAAAGTGCTGTGCTGCCACGGAAAGGCACAGGTGCCTGAACCCCGTTTCGTAGATGGCGCCAAAGTCCACCAGGACATTGGCAAAGGAGTCTCTGTCCAGTTCCTCTCGCACATAGCGCACCTGTCCGCCCATGGAGAGCTTGTTGGTAAAGCGGCGCGCCAAGGCCAGCCCCACGGCAAGGTCGCCCGCATGCACCATGCGCCCGGTGCCGTCCTGCGCCAACACCGTGGTCTCCTGGAATTCTGGCACTCCCATGTGGATGACGCTTATGCCCAGCACACCGACCTTGCGCCATCCTACTGCCGCCGCTGCCGCGCTCAGCCGAATATCAAGCAGCCAGTTGCGGTGGGAAAAGCCGGCCTGGGCCCTTTCCACATAGGCGATCCCCGCCGGGTTCCAAAAGATGGCGTTGACTCCCCTGGTGGTGGCCAAGGCCGCATCGCCCATGGCCGTCTCCCGACCGCCGACGCCAATCTTCAGGAACTGCAGTCCTGCCGAGCCCGCCTTGCTGAATTCGAAGCCATAGTCCCACTGCGCCTGTGCCACCGCGCAGCACCAGAACAAGACAAGTATGCACAACGGCGCCTTGCGTATCATCGCCCGCTCTCCTGTTGGCTCACTTGATGAGTAACAGCGTCCCTTTGGCATTGCCCACCGCTGACTCCACGGTGTAGAGGTAGATGCCGGCGGCTGTTTTCTGCCGCGAATCGGTGAGCTGATCCCACACGTGCTCGCCGGAATTGGGATTGTCGTGTTCCAGAGTGCGCACCAGCTCGCCGCTCACGGTGTAGATGCGAATGGTGCACTTGGCCGGCAAATTGGTGAACACGATGGAGCTCTCCTCCCCTGAGGTGGGTAGTCCCGACACCAGCCGGAAGGGATTGGGAAAGACACTCACCTGCAAGGCATTCTCTGCCGGCTGCCGTGCGGTAACCAGAGCTTTGGTATTGCGATTGGTCATCCCGCTTTCTTGGCCTTTTGTGCTCACCGAGGTGACGGCGTAGTAGTAGCCGACGCCCACCTGCACGGTATTGTCCTTGTACTTCCACTGGCCCAACTCTGCGTCGAAGAAGCGGCTACGGTCGGTGCTGCGGCTGATGCGAATATCGCGCACCTTGGTAAACGGGCCGATGTAAGAACGGTCGCTGCGGTAGATGCGAAAGATATCCATCTCTGCCGCGCCGGTGAGGGGATTGACCCAGCTCTCCAGGTCGGGCGACCAGGTGAGTACGATCTCCTGGGTTGACGGCAGGACGTAGTAGGTGACCTCCGGGGCCGGCGGCGGCAAGGCCGTCAGCACATAGTTTCGGGAGAAGAGCTGCTTGGCCCGATCCACGGTCTTTTTCAAGGAGTCCAACCCCACCGGTAGAAGGCTCTGGGCGCTCAGCCCCTTCACCGCCTGATCCAGGCCGATACCATTCACGGCCTCCACCATGACAATGCGCACCGTGTCGCCGACGGCCATGTCATACGGCCCAAAGCCCTGCAACATGAAGGGCGAAAGCTGCTCGTCCGCAGGTGCCTGCAGGCTCTTGTCCGTCCCATTGAGGATGGCGTAGAGGTCAGAGGCAGTGCGGCTGGTGATGGTGAGACGATGCGCGTTGTTGATGACCTGGGCGTAGAAGACGGTCGCTGGCTGGTCCGCGCCGTTGCTGGGCGGGTCCCAGTAGAGCGGCGCAAAGCCCGCATAGCCAGTGGTGCGCAGTTCGCCCCGCTTTTCCCAATAGTTGCCCCAATCCCACTTGATGTCCTGCGTGGGGTAATAGTCGTAGGCATAGAGCAGTCGGCGTGCTGCATCATAGCCCACCATCTCGTCGTCCACGTTCAGGTTGTCGCCCCAGAAGCCGTGCACGAGAATATCCTGGTAGCTGGGCCGGAGCAGATAGGGGAATCCAAAGTAGACGTCGCTCAGCACCTGCCCGGAGGCGTTCACGAAGAGGTATTCGATGATGATAAAGTCGGCATAGGCCGGATAGCTCCAGGCCCTGCTGATGCGCGTCACCTGGATGCCATCGCTGGTGCGCCAGCGAGCGGTGATCTTCTCCTCGGCCTCATTGGGATTGAAGCCGGGCGAGCCATTCAAGTTCTCCACCTCCTCCATCGGGTAGAAGGTCCCCAGGTCGACAAAATCGAACGGCCCCATTTCGTTGAAAAAGACCGTCCCGCCTGGCTTCTTGCCGCCAATCCAGACCCCACCTCCCTGGCTGTAGGAGCGCTGCTCGTCCTTGTTGGGGAGGACGGCAGGTCCACCTGGCCAGTCCATGCTGGGATAGTACTCGAAAGGCGAAAAGAGGCCGCCAATTTGGCCATTGTCCTTCATGGTCTCCCACAGATCGCCGCGGTCGTGAATCTTGAACAACGGCACCCGCACCTGCGGCATAGCCACTTCGGCCAGCACCAGCAGGGCACATCCGGTGAGGAGACAGATAGCCTTCGTTCTCTCCATGCGCTCTCCTTCCGTTACGCCGCCTTGAGAGTTGCTATGCTCCGCCTAACGGAAGCTGTAGCGGAAACCCACCCACACGCTGCGCGGCGCGTAGTAGATCATGTAGCTGATGTCAAAGCCATCCGGATCAACCAGGCTCGGTTGCCCGGTCTTGACAAAGCGGTCAATGGCCTCCGGATCGAAGGCGGCCGGCAGGCCCCATGTCTTGATGAACTTCTGGTTGAACAGATTGGTGACGCGCGTGTAGAAGGCCAAGGTGTGCTGCCCAATGGTAAAATACCGGTTGAACTTCAGGTCCCAGTTCTGCCGTGCAGGCAAGCGATGGTTGTCCAACAGATCAGGTGGGTCATCAGGCTCGAGGTATGTAAACGCCTGGCCACTCACGTAACTGTAGAGTAGGCTCAAGTCGCTGTTACCAAGGAGGTGGTACAGGACCGGCACGCGCCAGCGTTCCGGGTACTTGAGGAAAAGATTCGCCCGCAGGATGTGCGGCCGGCTAAAAGAGCGCTCCGTGGGCAGGCGATCACTCGCCTCCACGTACCACTGGTATGTCACCTGGCCGTTCTTGTCGATGTGAATCTGCCAGGGAGTCGCCGTCCCGTGCGTGCTCTTGGAGAAACTGTAGTTCATGTCCAAAACCAGGTGGCTACTGAACAGGGTGCGCAGGCTCACCTCTAAGCCGCGCGCGTCGCCGTAGTCGCCACTGTAGCGACTGCTGTAAAAAACCCGCGACTCGATGCCGGTGTACGGGTCGACGCCATAGATGCGCTTGTCTAAGAACCGTGCCCGCTCCACCTGGTCGAAGACGTCCTTGTAAAAGCCGGTGACGTTGAGTACCGCTATGTTCTCAAAGTGGTGCTTGAACCCCAGTTCGAACTGGATGGTCTTCTCCGGCTTCAAGGGTTGCAAGGTGAGGTTGATGACCCGCTCCGGGTCGGTGTCCACCGAGGGCTGCCCCTTGATCACGTAGACCGGTCGGAAGTAGAGGAACTCGTACTGCGCGTTGATGGGCGGCATCTGGTAGAAATGCCCGTAGCTAAAGTGGAACACGCTCCGGTCGGTGATGGGAAACGAGATGCCCAAACGGGGGTTGATTGAGTGGAAGGCGGGCACGCGGTAACGAGGCTTGGCCAAGACGTTGGCAAAGTCCCACTTCTTGTGACCCAAAGAGTCGATACCGTCCTTGTCCGGGTCAGCGGCCGGATTGTAGGCGGGGTCTAAGGACGGGTTGAGCACGAAGCTATCCTTGGTGAACCAATCGCGGTTGCCATCGTAGAGGTCGTAGCGGACGCCCACGTTCAGGATCATGCTCTCGAATTCCATCTTGTCCTGCACGTAAAAGGCTAACTGCAACGGGTGGTAGGTCTCGTTGAGCCCGCGGCACCGCCAGTCGCGAAGGTCGGAGCTCCACTCCGCCAACACCCAGCTATCTTCCTTGTAGGTGTTGTAGTGGAACTCGAACCCCGTCTTGAGCAGATTGGCCTCGTTGACCTGCCAGCTCAAGTGGCCCGAGGCAGCCAGATCGCCGGTCACGTTGTGCGACAACGGGGTGAAGTGGTGAGCGAGAAAGGGCTCATCCTCAAACCCGTCATAGCGGTGCCAGCCCCAGATATCCGGGTTTTTGGACTCGCCAAGCACCCGGTATGGGCTGGGCGTCTCGTGCTGCTCCAGCGTGTAGGAACTCAACTTCAACTCGTAGAACATGCGCGGGCTGAGCACATGTACCAGCCCCAGACGCATCTGCTTCACATAGTTGTCCAAGAGAGTGCCGTAACCGCGGTAGTACTTGGCGAAGTAGGGAAAGCTCTCTTCTCCGTTTGTGGCATGTGCATCGTGGCTGTACAGACCACCGAACTTGATGTTGAGGCCGGGACGCAGGCCATAGTTGCCGCTCAAGGTAAACTCGGTCAGCTGGCGCGTGTCCCGCGGCCTGGGCAGGTCATAGGCCTCCTGCTGGTACCTGGCGGTGGCGAAGAAGGTCATCTTCGCCAGCTCATTGCCCACCAGGGGCAGAAATTTCCCCGGCACCGGGCCCCCGAAGGAGAGCTGCACCTGGTGGTCGGCGAAATTGCGATAGTCGTACACCTGCTTCTGCCGCTCCGGCGTCCACCAAGCCGGATCCAGGTACGTCTTGCCGGTAATGGAGTCGACAAGCGTGTGGCGCCGGAACTCGATGTTCTTCTCGCGGTCGTAAAGGTAGGTGCCAAAGTGTCGTTGATGCGGCGGGCCATACTGGTAGTCCAGCGACCAGGAGTAATGCTGGTCGCCCTCCCTGGTGATGACGTTGACGATGCCTGACTGCGCCTGCCCATACTCGGCATTGAAGCCGCCGGTGATGACCTGGATCTCTTTGACGGCATCGCGATTGATGCGGGTGAAGGAACCGCCGGCATCGGCCC
This window harbors:
- a CDS encoding ABC transporter substrate-binding protein; translation: MTRVAKYAALLILLAGMAYLFKPEEQQRLTSAGRVRVEFWIATGAHEEFPVSVRLFNESQDSIEVVPVAIPWKENEKKILTAILSGNPPDVISQFSPIGRWAARRALMPLDGFLARDRFDTTVFYPPLWAEMKWEGKAFGIPSAGSCYGLFYNRRLFRQAGLDPDRPPRTWDELKRYAELLTVRDERGRIVQAGFIPNYSALAAAVVMAFQKGATFRSADLCSVRLDEAPVVEALRWTVDYYDHYGLAELTALQLSCGINEQHGFNSERVAMMILDNSHVNQIRRFAPRLDYGISLIPCDPGDRPATQVGSFWLAIPRGAKSAAAAWEFLKFTARVETQLQGFLAEKEPLVPSNRLVARERAFLERMPQMAVFDSLMYQGFGSSLLPLVHDVFWREYFLAMEMALNHRLSPEEALRQANRRVQKQLDEAAEYDQYVRKKMPWENNDQD
- a CDS encoding DUF4185 domain-containing protein: MRKVAAHTAEPKELKVARARDCGLLFADNAVRMIGQDCAYSIPLPRGEALWVFGDTLLGTFDECGRRLVERMPSSTGLLSASGLRSYRYLTGDDGYPRQLLPWLPEEDPERYRIWPLHGIFLHGRVYLYFVRVELLPGRCWPYKFDVAGTGLAVADYPELAFERLVRQDSTIWWAAHEPCYGAAVLPVFEEGIVYVYGTWLREGHHYCSITRVKAEQLDQPEAYEYLVSFAPEWSRKRQRAVPIMDGMPTEMSVSYNAYLGCYLAVHSWETTGKLVARTAPCPWGPWSQPQLLWTARVPLRNPLVYGGPLVYAGKEHPELAREQGRVIYLTFVEFEEYYPRLIEVTLE
- a CDS encoding PorV/PorQ family protein, whose amino-acid sequence is MIRKAPLCILVLFWCCAVAQAQWDYGFEFSKAGSAGLQFLKIGVGGRETAMGDAALATTRGVNAIFWNPAGIAYVERAQAGFSHRNWLLDIRLSAAAAAVGWRKVGVLGISVIHMGVPEFQETTVLAQDGTGRMVHAGDLAVGLALARRFTNKLSMGGQVRYVREELDRDSFANVLVDFGAIYETGFRHLCLSVAAQHFGPDIRFLRDKFRMPLIFRIGLADDLLHTAAHRLTLAVDLLHPTDNRERVHFGMEYGLFGSLFLRGGYRSNSDLGAWSFGAGLRQELLGVDGAIDYSYADYGPIMGGVSSFTISFGF
- a CDS encoding TonB-dependent receptor; the protein is MAVSAMLQRRRVAILLGLALLMGQTAWAGTTGKIAGVVKDADSGEPLPLANVTVKGTYLGAASDEKGRYHILSVPPGTYTLVVTMMGYTRVEVTNVKVSIDQTTRVDIGLRQAVLDLGASVVVEAARPIIQKDLTTSIEVIGVDRLYQAPVSQVHEAVHLQTGVFFDPIPVEGNLSGTGRGEPRYSIRGGEQDEVVWFIDGTRSAAWSEARADAGGSFTRINRDAVKEIQVITGGFNAEYGQAQSGIVNVITREGDQHYSWSLDYQYGPPHQRHFGTYLYDREKNIEFRRHTLVDSITGKTYLDPAWWTPERQKQVYDYRNFADHQVQLSFGGPVPGKFLPLVGNELAKMTFFATARYQQEAYDLPRPRDTRQLTEFTLSGNYGLRPGLNIKFGGLYSHDAHATNGEESFPYFAKYYRGYGTLLDNYVKQMRLGLVHVLSPRMFYELKLSSYTLEQHETPSPYRVLGESKNPDIWGWHRYDGFEDEPFLAHHFTPLSHNVTGDLAASGHLSWQVNEANLLKTGFEFHYNTYKEDSWVLAEWSSDLRDWRCRGLNETYHPLQLAFYVQDKMEFESMILNVGVRYDLYDGNRDWFTKDSFVLNPSLDPAYNPAADPDKDGIDSLGHKKWDFANVLAKPRYRVPAFHSINPRLGISFPITDRSVFHFSYGHFYQMPPINAQYEFLYFRPVYVIKGQPSVDTDPERVINLTLQPLKPEKTIQFELGFKHHFENIAVLNVTGFYKDVFDQVERARFLDKRIYGVDPYTGIESRVFYSSRYSGDYGDARGLEVSLRTLFSSHLVLDMNYSFSKSTHGTATPWQIHIDKNGQVTYQWYVEASDRLPTERSFSRPHILRANLFLKYPERWRVPVLYHLLGNSDLSLLYSYVSGQAFTYLEPDDPPDLLDNHRLPARQNWDLKFNRYFTIGQHTLAFYTRVTNLFNQKFIKTWGLPAAFDPEAIDRFVKTGQPSLVDPDGFDISYMIYYAPRSVWVGFRYSFR